One genomic window of Podarcis muralis chromosome 9, rPodMur119.hap1.1, whole genome shotgun sequence includes the following:
- the ETFA gene encoding electron transfer flavoprotein subunit alpha, mitochondrial has protein sequence MFPGLLGAQRLAHRAVSLLHRFQSTLVIAEHTNEAVSPITLNTITAAKRLGGDVSCLVAGSNCEKVAQELSKVQGVVKVLVSQHDAYKGFLPEELTPLILAVQKQFNYTHICAGASAFGKNLLPRVAAKLDVAPVSDIIEIKSPDTFVRTIYAGNALCTVKCDEKIKVFSVRGTSFEAASISGGSATVEKVSAASPAGQSEWIEQKLTKSDRPELTSAKVVVSGGRGLKSGENFKLLYELADELHAAVGASRAAVDAGFVPNDMQVGQTGKIVAPELYIAVGISGAIQHLAGMKDSKTIVAINKDPEAPIFQVADYGLVADLFKVVPELTAALKK, from the exons GTCTCCTTGCTTCACCGGTTTCAGAGTACACTAGTAATAGCCGAACACACAAATGAGGCTGTTTCACCTATTACATTAAATACCATCACTGCGGCAAAGCGTCTTGGAGGGGACGTTTCATGTTTAGTAGCTGGCTCCAATTGTGAAAAG GTAGCTCAAGAGCTGAGCAAAGTGCAAGGGGTTGTCAAAGTTCTTGTCTCGCAGCATGATGCATACAAAGGATTTCTGCCCG AGGAGCTGACTCCATTGATTCTGGCagtccagaagcagtttaattaCACCCACATCTGTGCCGGGGCATCTGCTTTTGGGAAG AATCTTCTTCCCAGAGTGGCAGCTAAGCTTGATGTTGCTCCTGTCTCAGACATAATTGAAATAAAGTCTCCTGACACATTTGTGAGGACAATTTATGCAG GAAATGCCCTGTGCACTGTGAAGTGTGATGAAAAAATAAAGGTGTTCTCTGTACGAGGTACTTCCTTTGAGGCTGCATCAATAAGTGGTGGTAGTGCTACAGTAGAGAAAG TTTCTGCAGCTTCACCAGCTGGTCAGTCTGAATGGATCGAACAAAAGTTAACAAAAAGTGATCGGCCAGAACTGACTAGTGCGAAGGTGGTTGTTTCAGGTG GACGGGGCTTGAAGAGTGGAGAAAACTTTAAACTGCTGTATGAGCTTGCGGATGAGTTGCATGCTGCAG TTGGTGCGTCTCGTGCAGCTGTTGATGCAGGCTTTGTACCCAATGACATGCAGGTTGGACAGACAGGCAAAATTGTAGCACCA GAACTTTATATTGCTGTTGGAATATCTGGAGCAATTCAGCATCTAGCTGGAATGAAAGACAGCAAG ACAATAGTAGCTATCAACAAAGATCCAGAAGCACCAATATTCCAAGTTGCCGATTATGGTTTGGTAGCCGACTTGTTTAAG